A window from Salvia miltiorrhiza cultivar Shanhuang (shh) chromosome 2, IMPLAD_Smil_shh, whole genome shotgun sequence encodes these proteins:
- the LOC131011847 gene encoding replication factor C subunit 2, which yields MAPVLPSSQQWVEKYRPKQVKDVAHQEEVVRVLTNTLETTNCPHMLFYGPPGTGKTTTALAIAHQLYGPELYKSRVLELNASDDRGINVVRTKIKDFAAVAVGSARQGGYPCPPYKIIILDEADSMTEDAQNALRRTMETYSKVTRFFFICNYISRIIEPLASRCAKFRFKPLTEEIMTSRILYICDEEGLNLDPEALTTLSSISQGDLRRAITYLQGAARLFGSSISSKDLISVSGVIPDDVVQALFAACRSGDFDMADKEVKNVIAEGYPASQMLNHLYDVVVGSDDIPDDQKARICKKFGEADKCLVDGADEYLQLLDVASSIMRALNNMPQEFPFGS from the exons ATGGCGCCAGTTTTGCCGAGCTCTCAGCAATGGGTCGAGAAATA TCGACCGAAACAAGTGAAGGATGTTGCGCACCAAGAAGAGGTTGTTCGAGTTCTTACCAACACTTTGGAGACAACCAAT TGTCCGCACATGCTATTTTATGGGCCTCCCGGTACTGGGAAAACCACTACAGCTCTTGCCATTGCTCATCAGCTTTACGG CCCTGAGTTATACAAGTCTAGAGTACTGGAGCTGAATGCTAGTGATGATCGTGGGATAAATGTTGTTCGTACGAAAATAAAAGATTTTGCTGCTGTTGCTGTTGGCTCTGCACGTCAAGG TGGTTATCCTTGCCCACCTTATAAGATTATAATTCTTGATGAGGCAGATTCGATGACTGAAGATGCTCAG AATGCCTTGAGACGCACCATGGAGACATACTCAAAGGTTACAAGATTCTTCTTCATCTGTAACTACATCAGCAG AATTATAGAACCCCTTGCATCTAGGTGTGCGAAATTCAGATTCAAACCACTTACAGAAGAAATTATGACATCTCGCATTCTATACATCTGCGACGAGGAAGGTCTTAACTTGGATCCAGAG GCTCTTACAACCTTAAGTTCTATCTCTCAAGGTGATCTGCGACGTGCTATAACGTATCTACAA GGTGCTGCTCGCTTATTCGGATCCTCAATTTCATCTAAGGACTTAATCAGTGTGTCCGGT GTCATCCCTGATGATGTCGTGCAGGCTCTCTTTGCAGCTTGCAGAAGTGGTGATTTCGACATGGCTGACAAGGAAGTAAAAAACGTGATTGCTGAAGGTTATCCAGCTTCTCAGATGCTCAATCAT TTGTACGATGTAGTTGTCGGATCAGATGACATACCAGATGACCAGAAAGCAAGAATATGCAAGAAATTTGGAGAGGCAGATAAG TGTCTTGTAGATGGAGCTGACGAGTATTTGCAACTGTTGGATGTGGCTAGCAGTATAATGCGCGCACTCAACAACATGCCACAAGAATTCCCTTTCGGGAGCTAG